The DNA window GCGAAAGGAATCTGGTGATGTCGGTACCTATCCTGTCTTTTGTCGGCCGATCGAACAGCGGCAAAACCACGCTCATCGAGCGCGTGATTCCGTTGTTGGTACGGGCGGGCTATAAGGTGGCGACTGTTAAGCATGCCGGGCATGGGTTTGATCTCGATACTGAAGGAAAAGACAGCTGGCGGCACAAACAGGCTGGTGCGAGCAGTGTGGTGATCATTTCAAAGAGTAGCCTAGCCATGTTTGCCGATGTCTCGGACCGTATGAATGTCGAGGATGTGCGGGAACGGTATCTAGATCCGTCGTACGATTTGATTTTGGCCGAAGGGTGGCGCAGCGAGGGCTATCAAAAAATCGTGGTGGTGCGTGATCAGATTGGAGAAGTTCCCGTCTCCCAGGACGGTCTGTTAGCCGTCGTGTCCAATAAGCCGGTGGAGACGACAGTACCGTTGCTCGATCCCGATGATGTGGCTGGGGTGGCGGAGTTGATCATCCGGCACTTTCCC is part of the Nitrospira sp. genome and encodes:
- the mobB gene encoding molybdopterin-guanine dinucleotide biosynthesis protein B; this translates as MSVPILSFVGRSNSGKTTLIERVIPLLVRAGYKVATVKHAGHGFDLDTEGKDSWRHKQAGASSVVIISKSSLAMFADVSDRMNVEDVRERYLDPSYDLILAEGWRSEGYQKIVVVRDQIGEVPVSQDGLLAVVSNKPVETTVPLLDPDDVAGVAELIIRHFPRPRRDDA